The following are encoded together in the Silurus meridionalis isolate SWU-2019-XX chromosome 2, ASM1480568v1, whole genome shotgun sequence genome:
- the cpz gene encoding carboxypeptidase Z isoform X1 → MLRATVFFCVLAASSCAPPRSCEPGDQALGRCKDPEKEKVQCTDMVLSYCQDVPYSQVVFPNLIGQQSRQEAEQSTEYLLLNVLHGLLGGECLPELRFLGCSVLAPRCHKNKRVKPCRSSCEAVKKNCAHAFESIRMAWPYFLDCDRFFAAEEEGCHDPLSELKARQDVAFSSISDGGQATVLQFTYHTNAQMFSILKKTAAKCPHISRTYSIGRSAEGKDLLVIEFSSNPGQHELLEPEIKLIGNMHGNEVLGRQLLIYLAQYLCSEYLLGNERIQSLINNTRIHLLPSMNPDGYEIAASEVADSNDPENTNPEGHLYNGWVSGRANAQNIDLNRNFPDLTSIYYNRRRFIRFRTDHLSIPENYWSNKVAPETYAVMKWIRSIPFVISASLHGGELVISYPFDFSRHPLEEKMFSPTPDEQIFKQLARTYADAHATMASNETQRCGGSFASSGGIINGAQWYSFAGGMSDFNYLHSNCLELTVELGCDKFPSEEELYPEWRRNKEALLSFMESVHRGIKGVVKDTYGNGIKGAVISVRGIRHDITTAEDGDYWRLLIPGVHIVTATAPGYSKMVKRIRLPHTMQKTGRVDFVLRKVRVEPDHDYLSIPDLDNYDRFDPFNEFEQYNEPDRGENGEERSEKPWWWAYFSQMGMSPPTWLLRNY, encoded by the exons ATGCTGCGCGCCACCGTGTTCTTCTGCGTCCTCGCCGCGTCTTCGTGCGCGCCGCCGCGCTCCTGCGAACCCGGAGACCAAGCTTTAG GAAGATGCAAAGACCCGGAAAAAGAGAAGG TGCAGTGCACAGACATGGTGCTGAGCTACTGCCAGGATGTGCCCTATAGCCAAGTTGTCTTTCCCAACCTCATCGGACAGCAGTCGCGACAGGAGGCCGAGCAGAGCACTGAGTACCTGCTGCTTAATGTCCTGCACGGCCTGCTGGGGGGCGAGTGCTTGCCCGAGCTACGTTTTCTCGGATGCTCAGTACTAGCTCCACGATGCCATAAGAATAAAAGAGTAAAGCCATGCCGCAGCTCATGTGAGGCTGTGAAGAAGAACTGCGCTCATGCCTTTGAATCCATTCGCATGGCCTGGCCCTACTTCCTGGACTGTGACCGCTTTTTTGCAGCTGAGGAAGAAGGCTGCCATGACCCGCTGTCTGAGCTCAAAG CCAGGCAAGACGTCGCCTTCTCCAGCATCTCAGATGGGGGTCAGGCAACTGTTCTTCAGTTCACGTACCACACTAACGCTCAAATGTTCAGCATCTTAAAGAAAACAGCAGCCAAATGCCCCCATATCTCTCGAACCTACAGCATCGGCCGTAGTGCGGAGGGGAAGGACTTGCTGGTCATTGAGTTCTCCAGTAATCCTGGACAGCATGAGCTAC TGGAGCCAGAGATTAAGTTGATCGGGAACATGCACGGAAACGAGGTTTTAGGCCGGCAGCTGCTTATCTACCTGGCTCAGTACCTGTGCTCTGAGTACCTGCTGGGCAACGAGCGGATCCAGAGCCTCATCAACAACACTCGCATTCACCTGCTGCCCTCCATGAACCCAGATGGCTATGAGATTGCCGCCTCAGAGGTAGCCGATAGCAACGATCCTGAAAACACCAACCCAGAA GGTCACTTGTATAACGGTTGGGTCAGCGGCAGAGCCAATGCTCAGAACATCGATCTGAACCGCAACTTCCCCGACCTGACCTCCATTTACTACAACCGACGCCGCTTCATCCGATTCCGCACTGACCACCTTTCCATCCCCGAGAACTACTGGTCGAACAAG GTAGCCCCAGAAACCTACGCTGTGATGAAATGGATCAGGTCCATTCCATTTGTTATCTCTGCCAGTCTACATGGGGGAGAACTTGTCATCTCGTATCCCTTTGACTTCTCCAGACACCCCCTGGAGGAGAAAATGTTCTCTCCAACACCTGatgagcag ATATTTAAGCAGCTGGCCCGGACCTATGCGGATGCTCATGCGACAATGGCCAGCAATGAGACCCAGAGATGTGGAGGATCATTTGCCAGCAGTGGAGGCATTATCAATGGAGCTCAGTGGTACAGCTTTGCTGGAG GCATGTCAGACTTCAACTACCTGCACAGTAATTGCTTGGAGTTGACGGTGGAACTAGGCTGTGATAAGTTCCCTTCAGAAGAAGAGCTTTATCCAGAGTGGCGCAGGAACAAAGAAGCTCTGCTCAGTTTCATGGAGTCT GTCCACAGAGGAATAAAGGGTGTTGTGAAAGACACATATGGAAATGGAATTAAAGGTGCCGTCATTTCTGTTAGAGGGATTCGGCATGACATCACAACAG CTGAAGATGGTGACTATTGGAGACTGCTGATTCCGGGTGTCCACATCGTAACCGCCACAGCTCCTGGCTACTCTAAAATGGTGAAGCGCATCAGGCTGCCTCACACCATGCAAAAGACAGGACGTGTGGACTTTGTGCTGAGGAAAGTGCGAGTAGAACCTGACCACGACTACTTATCCATACCTGACCTGGATAATTATGATCGATTTGATCCTTTCAACGAGTTCGAGCAGTACAATGAGCCTGATCGCGGAGAGAATGGAGAAGAGAGAAGTGAAAAGCCTTGGTGGTGGGCATACTTCAGCCAGATGGGGATGTCCCCTCCTACTTGGCTTCTTAGGAACTATTAG
- the cpz gene encoding carboxypeptidase Z isoform X2, producing MLRATVFFCVLAASSCAPPRSCEPGDQALGRCKDPEKEKVQCTDMVLSYCQDVPYSQVVFPNLIGQQSRQEAEQSTEYLLLNVLHGLLGGECLPELRFLGCSVLAPRCHKNKRVKPCRSSCEAVKKNCAHAFESIRMAWPYFLDCDRFFAAEEEGCHDPLSELKARQDVAFSSISDGGQATVLQFTYHTNAQMFSILKKTAAKCPHISRTYSIGRSAEGKDLLVIEFSSNPGQHELLEPEIKLIGNMHGNEVLGRQLLIYLAQYLCSEYLLGNERIQSLINNTRIHLLPSMNPDGYEIAASEGHLYNGWVSGRANAQNIDLNRNFPDLTSIYYNRRRFIRFRTDHLSIPENYWSNKVAPETYAVMKWIRSIPFVISASLHGGELVISYPFDFSRHPLEEKMFSPTPDEQIFKQLARTYADAHATMASNETQRCGGSFASSGGIINGAQWYSFAGGMSDFNYLHSNCLELTVELGCDKFPSEEELYPEWRRNKEALLSFMESVHRGIKGVVKDTYGNGIKGAVISVRGIRHDITTAEDGDYWRLLIPGVHIVTATAPGYSKMVKRIRLPHTMQKTGRVDFVLRKVRVEPDHDYLSIPDLDNYDRFDPFNEFEQYNEPDRGENGEERSEKPWWWAYFSQMGMSPPTWLLRNY from the exons ATGCTGCGCGCCACCGTGTTCTTCTGCGTCCTCGCCGCGTCTTCGTGCGCGCCGCCGCGCTCCTGCGAACCCGGAGACCAAGCTTTAG GAAGATGCAAAGACCCGGAAAAAGAGAAGG TGCAGTGCACAGACATGGTGCTGAGCTACTGCCAGGATGTGCCCTATAGCCAAGTTGTCTTTCCCAACCTCATCGGACAGCAGTCGCGACAGGAGGCCGAGCAGAGCACTGAGTACCTGCTGCTTAATGTCCTGCACGGCCTGCTGGGGGGCGAGTGCTTGCCCGAGCTACGTTTTCTCGGATGCTCAGTACTAGCTCCACGATGCCATAAGAATAAAAGAGTAAAGCCATGCCGCAGCTCATGTGAGGCTGTGAAGAAGAACTGCGCTCATGCCTTTGAATCCATTCGCATGGCCTGGCCCTACTTCCTGGACTGTGACCGCTTTTTTGCAGCTGAGGAAGAAGGCTGCCATGACCCGCTGTCTGAGCTCAAAG CCAGGCAAGACGTCGCCTTCTCCAGCATCTCAGATGGGGGTCAGGCAACTGTTCTTCAGTTCACGTACCACACTAACGCTCAAATGTTCAGCATCTTAAAGAAAACAGCAGCCAAATGCCCCCATATCTCTCGAACCTACAGCATCGGCCGTAGTGCGGAGGGGAAGGACTTGCTGGTCATTGAGTTCTCCAGTAATCCTGGACAGCATGAGCTAC TGGAGCCAGAGATTAAGTTGATCGGGAACATGCACGGAAACGAGGTTTTAGGCCGGCAGCTGCTTATCTACCTGGCTCAGTACCTGTGCTCTGAGTACCTGCTGGGCAACGAGCGGATCCAGAGCCTCATCAACAACACTCGCATTCACCTGCTGCCCTCCATGAACCCAGATGGCTATGAGATTGCCGCCTCAGAG GGTCACTTGTATAACGGTTGGGTCAGCGGCAGAGCCAATGCTCAGAACATCGATCTGAACCGCAACTTCCCCGACCTGACCTCCATTTACTACAACCGACGCCGCTTCATCCGATTCCGCACTGACCACCTTTCCATCCCCGAGAACTACTGGTCGAACAAG GTAGCCCCAGAAACCTACGCTGTGATGAAATGGATCAGGTCCATTCCATTTGTTATCTCTGCCAGTCTACATGGGGGAGAACTTGTCATCTCGTATCCCTTTGACTTCTCCAGACACCCCCTGGAGGAGAAAATGTTCTCTCCAACACCTGatgagcag ATATTTAAGCAGCTGGCCCGGACCTATGCGGATGCTCATGCGACAATGGCCAGCAATGAGACCCAGAGATGTGGAGGATCATTTGCCAGCAGTGGAGGCATTATCAATGGAGCTCAGTGGTACAGCTTTGCTGGAG GCATGTCAGACTTCAACTACCTGCACAGTAATTGCTTGGAGTTGACGGTGGAACTAGGCTGTGATAAGTTCCCTTCAGAAGAAGAGCTTTATCCAGAGTGGCGCAGGAACAAAGAAGCTCTGCTCAGTTTCATGGAGTCT GTCCACAGAGGAATAAAGGGTGTTGTGAAAGACACATATGGAAATGGAATTAAAGGTGCCGTCATTTCTGTTAGAGGGATTCGGCATGACATCACAACAG CTGAAGATGGTGACTATTGGAGACTGCTGATTCCGGGTGTCCACATCGTAACCGCCACAGCTCCTGGCTACTCTAAAATGGTGAAGCGCATCAGGCTGCCTCACACCATGCAAAAGACAGGACGTGTGGACTTTGTGCTGAGGAAAGTGCGAGTAGAACCTGACCACGACTACTTATCCATACCTGACCTGGATAATTATGATCGATTTGATCCTTTCAACGAGTTCGAGCAGTACAATGAGCCTGATCGCGGAGAGAATGGAGAAGAGAGAAGTGAAAAGCCTTGGTGGTGGGCATACTTCAGCCAGATGGGGATGTCCCCTCCTACTTGGCTTCTTAGGAACTATTAG